The following coding sequences lie in one Hyalangium ruber genomic window:
- a CDS encoding TolC family protein, producing the protein MHTLPVLLLLLAAAPPSLEASASPAAADAHEPALELMTPPAPQVVLTTWEEALARLRARSVEVLLALSQLELAGAQARLALSPLLPNVSATASAQERLAGQGSLTVDGGGSIPVGGDDEGPRPTSPLLSLRASATQSVIDVPAWYRLSAARSRERAAEASAQDTWRRVLREFARSLVAIVSAERAVEINRAALALAQARHQLTLESERLGVGRKLDTLRTARDLEVTHAELLSSVESLRRAREGLGLALGANTEVGLASGFRLEGLRDSLATLCHPLWGTPRSDLVAAQQEVQAAESSVGGARTEFVPALGLQSTVTAITVDPGFARVNSWNIVALLELPLWDGGARGATVRAERANLSLAEQRLESVRRALELELSQARRGVALAEALRRAAERSREAASQTEVLTREAFREGVGTSLELVQSAVELREAERTLVLRELELVQARVEALMAEAACAL; encoded by the coding sequence GTGCATACGCTCCCAGTCCTCCTCCTCCTGCTCGCCGCAGCACCTCCCTCGCTCGAAGCGAGCGCGAGTCCCGCTGCGGCAGACGCGCACGAGCCCGCCCTGGAGTTGATGACGCCGCCCGCGCCCCAAGTGGTGCTCACCACCTGGGAGGAGGCCCTGGCACGGCTCCGGGCACGCTCGGTGGAGGTGCTGCTCGCGCTCAGCCAGCTCGAGCTGGCCGGAGCCCAGGCGCGGCTGGCGCTCTCGCCGCTGTTACCGAACGTGAGTGCCACGGCCTCGGCGCAAGAGCGCCTCGCGGGGCAAGGCTCGCTCACCGTGGATGGTGGGGGTTCCATCCCCGTGGGGGGTGACGATGAGGGCCCCAGGCCCACCTCTCCCCTGCTCTCCCTGCGCGCCAGCGCCACCCAGTCGGTGATTGATGTGCCAGCCTGGTACCGGCTGTCCGCCGCCCGCTCTCGTGAGCGCGCGGCCGAGGCCTCGGCTCAAGACACCTGGCGGCGGGTGCTGCGCGAGTTCGCTCGAAGCCTGGTGGCGATCGTCTCCGCCGAGCGGGCCGTGGAGATCAACCGCGCGGCGCTCGCGCTGGCCCAGGCGCGACACCAGCTCACCCTGGAGTCCGAGCGGCTGGGCGTCGGCCGCAAGCTGGACACGCTCCGGACCGCCAGGGATCTGGAGGTCACCCACGCCGAGCTGCTCTCCAGCGTGGAGTCCTTGCGCCGCGCGCGCGAGGGGCTGGGGCTGGCGCTCGGTGCCAACACCGAAGTGGGGCTCGCTTCGGGCTTCCGTCTGGAGGGGCTGCGAGACAGCCTCGCCACGCTGTGCCATCCCCTCTGGGGCACGCCCCGCTCGGACCTCGTGGCCGCACAGCAGGAGGTGCAAGCCGCCGAGAGCTCGGTGGGTGGCGCGCGCACCGAATTCGTCCCCGCGCTCGGGCTGCAGAGCACGGTGACGGCCATCACCGTGGATCCGGGCTTCGCGCGCGTGAACTCGTGGAACATCGTCGCGCTCCTGGAACTCCCGCTCTGGGATGGCGGGGCACGCGGGGCTACGGTGCGCGCGGAGCGGGCAAACCTCTCCCTGGCCGAGCAGCGCCTCGAGTCCGTGCGGCGGGCGCTGGAGCTGGAGCTGTCCCAGGCGCGCCGGGGCGTGGCGCTGGCGGAGGCCTTGCGGCGGGCGGCGGAGCGCTCCCGGGAAGCCGCGTCCCAAACGGAGGTCCTCACCCGAGAGGCATTTCGGGAGGGCGTGGGCACCAGCCTCGAGCTGGTGCAGAGCGCCGTGGAGTTGCGCGAGGCGGAGCGCACCCTGGTCCTGCGCGAGTTGGAGCTGGTGCAGGCACGGGTGGAGGCGTTGATGGCGGAGGCCGCATGCGCGCTGTGA